The Oncorhynchus masou masou isolate Uvic2021 chromosome 31, UVic_Omas_1.1, whole genome shotgun sequence genome includes a region encoding these proteins:
- the LOC135524059 gene encoding small nuclear ribonucleoprotein F-like, producing MSLPLNPKPFLNGLTGKPVMVKLKWGMEYKGYLVSVDSYMNMQLANTEEYVDGALAGHLGEVLVRCNNVLFIRGVEEEEEDGEMKDA from the exons ATG AGTTTACCGCTGAATCCCAAACCGTTTCTGAATGGTCTTACTGGTAAGCCCGTGATGGTGAAGCTGAAGTGGGGTATGGAATACAAGGGATACCTGGTGTCCGTGGACAGCTACATGAACATGCAG TTGGCCAACACTGAAGAGTATGTAGATGGAGCGTTGGCTGGACACCTAGGAGAGGTGCTTGTCAG ATGCAACAATGTCTTGTTCATAAGAGGagtagaagaggaggaagaggatggggaAATGAAAGATGCTTGA